The following are encoded in a window of Mycobacteroides chelonae CCUG 47445 genomic DNA:
- a CDS encoding flavin-containing monooxygenase, translating into MTTSVPDHHVVVIGAGIGGLCAGVRLQQAGIEDFVILDRAADLGGTWRDNVYPGIAVDIPSVIYQFPFFRNPKWSRVFAPGSEVQAYHQQVAERFNLRPHFRFGIDVRNEEWDEENHWWRLNLADGSLITARFVISAIGPFFDPKQPGIKGLENFSGTRVTPVQWLPEHDVRGKRVAVIGTGATGVQLCGAIADETESLVVFQRTPVYCIPKPDFRIPVIAQWALRIPGLFSLIEWGALLGGSLGLWFLIHTPGAVMRPLMRWFDAAGRALYGAYLRAVVKDRQAAQDLLPYFGPLGNRPTLNSAFPRVFNKPHCSLVTTPIAEVVPEGVKTSDGTVYEADFLITATGFDLFSEPASYKRGRVTGAGGRDLGDFFNSRGMQAYESVSITGFPNRWIIVGPYSWTGNGGWHGLADTAVTHIVRAISLAGERGASRMEVRQEALDRFHQLMLRNGRNLKYYFTELNRGVRSYWKNADDDVPLLRPTTTLQARRAAKKFPADDYEYAQQNQSVDSTVVLNDSQVVV; encoded by the coding sequence ATGACCACATCAGTTCCCGATCATCACGTCGTCGTGATCGGTGCGGGTATCGGCGGCTTGTGCGCCGGGGTGCGCTTGCAGCAGGCGGGTATCGAGGACTTCGTGATCCTCGACCGGGCCGCGGACTTGGGCGGGACCTGGCGCGACAATGTGTATCCGGGGATCGCCGTCGACATTCCGTCGGTGATTTACCAGTTTCCGTTCTTCCGAAATCCTAAGTGGTCTCGAGTTTTTGCGCCCGGATCCGAGGTGCAGGCCTACCACCAGCAGGTCGCCGAACGGTTCAATCTGCGGCCGCACTTCCGTTTCGGCATCGACGTTCGCAACGAGGAGTGGGATGAGGAGAACCACTGGTGGCGCCTGAATCTCGCTGACGGCTCGCTGATCACCGCGCGGTTCGTGATCTCGGCGATCGGTCCCTTCTTCGATCCGAAGCAGCCCGGCATCAAGGGGCTCGAGAACTTCTCCGGTACCCGCGTGACGCCCGTACAGTGGCTGCCGGAGCACGACGTGCGGGGCAAGCGTGTGGCGGTGATAGGCACCGGGGCGACCGGCGTCCAATTGTGCGGTGCCATCGCCGACGAGACCGAATCGCTCGTGGTGTTCCAGCGGACACCCGTCTACTGCATCCCCAAACCCGACTTCCGGATCCCGGTGATTGCCCAATGGGCGCTTCGTATCCCCGGATTGTTCTCGTTGATTGAGTGGGGGGCCCTGCTCGGTGGGAGCCTGGGTCTGTGGTTCCTGATTCACACCCCGGGCGCGGTGATGCGGCCGCTGATGCGGTGGTTCGATGCCGCCGGGCGTGCACTGTACGGGGCGTACCTGCGTGCGGTGGTGAAGGATAGGCAGGCCGCACAGGACCTTCTCCCGTACTTCGGGCCGCTGGGGAACCGGCCAACTCTCAACTCCGCCTTTCCGCGGGTCTTCAACAAGCCGCACTGCTCACTGGTCACCACGCCTATCGCCGAGGTCGTTCCCGAGGGAGTCAAGACCTCGGACGGGACAGTGTATGAGGCAGATTTCCTCATCACGGCAACAGGTTTCGATCTGTTCTCCGAACCCGCCTCCTACAAGCGAGGGCGGGTGACCGGCGCGGGTGGCCGTGACCTGGGCGACTTCTTCAATAGTCGCGGTATGCAGGCGTACGAGAGCGTCTCGATCACCGGCTTCCCCAACCGCTGGATCATCGTCGGCCCCTACTCCTGGACCGGCAACGGCGGCTGGCATGGGCTGGCGGATACGGCCGTCACTCACATCGTCCGGGCCATCTCTCTGGCGGGAGAACGTGGTGCCAGCCGTATGGAAGTGCGCCAGGAGGCACTGGACCGTTTCCACCAACTCATGCTGCGCAACGGGCGGAACCTGAAGTACTACTTCACGGAACTCAATCGAGGTGTGCGGTCGTACTGGAAGAACGCCGACGATGATGTACCGCTGTTGCGCCCGACCACGACCCTGCAGGCCCGTCGGGCGGCGAAGAAGTTCCCGGCCGATGACTACGAGTACGCGCAACAGAATCAAAGTGTCGATTCCACTGTGGTCCTCAATGATTCACAGGTGGTGGTCTGA
- a CDS encoding flavin-containing monooxygenase — MSTPEHETVIIGAGIGGLGAAIGLKRAGLTDFVILERSAGIGGTWYNNHYPDVAVDVPGIVYQFSFAKNPNWSRTFPKGREVQQYIAGLVDQYRLNDHLRLGHEVMKRVWDEDNHLWHLTLADGRVITSRFVITAVGAFVEPKVPDIPGLDSFAGKVIQTQNWDHDFDLQGKRVAVIGTGATSVQLIPQMARVASHVDVYQRRAIWVFAKPDFPIPRIARWALKYVPGLQSLIRGIAAAAVEVGLVAITVYGKQIAPITLIPNWACRAFLFSQVRDRELRKKLTPQYGFGCKRPSVSNIYYRTFTQSHVDLVTDPIAKITPAGIVTADGAHRDIDVLVLATGFEMSQSPEVYRARPVKGRNGFDLAEYYENNRARAYEGVTMPQLPNTFMVFGPFAWSGSSWHVMVENATRIAVRVITEARKRGATAFAVTEDANNRFFDFIAPKAESTLMHGRACVNANSYYIDRHGDFSFLRPTTAYQSTRASKRFPLDDFRFDRLPVAGDRAPVAETTAVQVN; from the coding sequence ATGAGTACCCCCGAGCACGAGACCGTCATCATCGGCGCCGGGATCGGTGGGCTGGGTGCCGCCATCGGATTGAAGCGTGCCGGCCTCACCGATTTCGTCATCCTGGAGCGGTCCGCGGGCATCGGTGGCACCTGGTACAACAACCACTATCCCGATGTGGCAGTGGATGTCCCGGGAATCGTGTACCAGTTCTCCTTCGCGAAAAACCCCAACTGGTCCCGTACTTTTCCCAAAGGCCGGGAAGTGCAGCAATACATCGCCGGGCTGGTCGACCAGTACCGCCTCAACGACCACCTGCGGTTGGGGCACGAGGTCATGAAACGGGTATGGGACGAGGACAACCACCTGTGGCACCTCACCCTCGCCGATGGCCGGGTCATCACGTCCAGGTTCGTCATCACCGCGGTCGGCGCATTTGTCGAGCCGAAGGTGCCTGATATCCCGGGCCTAGATTCCTTCGCGGGCAAGGTGATCCAGACACAGAACTGGGACCACGACTTCGATCTGCAGGGTAAACGGGTGGCGGTGATCGGCACCGGCGCAACCTCGGTTCAGCTCATTCCGCAGATGGCGCGGGTGGCCTCCCATGTGGACGTCTACCAGCGCCGGGCGATCTGGGTTTTCGCCAAGCCCGACTTCCCGATACCGCGTATCGCACGCTGGGCGTTGAAGTACGTACCGGGCCTGCAATCCCTGATCCGGGGGATCGCCGCCGCCGCGGTGGAAGTCGGCCTGGTAGCGATCACGGTATACGGCAAGCAGATTGCGCCGATAACCCTCATCCCGAACTGGGCCTGCCGGGCATTTCTGTTCAGCCAGGTCCGCGATCGCGAGTTGCGCAAGAAGCTGACACCTCAGTATGGATTCGGGTGCAAGCGCCCGAGTGTCTCGAACATCTACTACCGCACCTTCACCCAGTCCCATGTCGACCTGGTGACCGATCCGATCGCCAAGATCACCCCGGCGGGGATCGTCACGGCGGACGGCGCGCACCGCGATATCGACGTCCTGGTTCTGGCCACCGGGTTCGAGATGTCGCAGAGCCCCGAGGTCTACCGCGCCCGCCCCGTCAAGGGGCGCAATGGCTTTGATCTGGCCGAATACTACGAGAACAATCGTGCCAGGGCGTATGAGGGTGTCACCATGCCCCAACTGCCCAACACCTTCATGGTTTTCGGGCCGTTCGCGTGGAGCGGCAGCTCGTGGCATGTGATGGTGGAAAACGCGACGCGCATCGCCGTGCGGGTTATCACCGAAGCACGCAAGCGTGGCGCCACCGCCTTCGCGGTAACCGAAGACGCCAACAACCGGTTCTTCGATTTCATCGCGCCCAAGGCGGAATCGACGCTCATGCACGGGCGGGCGTGTGTCAACGCCAACTCCTATTACATCGACCGACATGGCGACTTCTCGTTCCTGCGCCCCACCACGGCGTACCAGTCGACGCGTGCGAGTAAACGCTTTCCGCTCGATGACTTTCGCTTCGACCGATTGCCGGTGGCGGGTGATCGCGCCCCTGTGGCCGAAACCACTGCCGTGCAGGTGAACTAG
- a CDS encoding SDR family NAD(P)-dependent oxidoreductase, whose translation MKFTEIQIDGAVALVTGGARGIGLSIAQRLARAGARVVIADLDGDAAVLAAREIGSDARGFALDVGESDDYRRVVAEVEDTVGPIDIVVNNAGIMPVGPLLEESRGVAEATMRVNFWSHYISYQVLAPRMIARGRGHFINVTSAAGAIHSPGLASYVASKHAATGFARSAREELVGTGVTISTVMPAAVRTQLVDGIPFKWWEKLGIIPPGWVARDAVGTVRNRPAVVGSPRGTVLALRLQHLIPEWLWLLGRRVVNADRTVGPVDRSARSEYDGRIDRQVEATI comes from the coding sequence ATGAAATTCACCGAGATTCAGATCGACGGCGCCGTCGCGTTGGTCACCGGCGGCGCGCGCGGTATCGGGCTGTCTATCGCACAGCGGCTGGCGCGTGCGGGCGCTCGGGTGGTCATCGCGGACCTCGACGGTGACGCCGCTGTTTTGGCGGCGCGGGAGATTGGTTCGGATGCAAGAGGTTTCGCGCTGGACGTAGGCGAGTCCGATGACTATCGGCGTGTTGTCGCCGAGGTTGAGGACACCGTCGGGCCCATCGATATCGTGGTGAACAACGCGGGCATCATGCCAGTGGGGCCGCTGCTGGAAGAGTCCCGGGGAGTGGCCGAGGCGACGATGCGCGTCAACTTCTGGAGCCACTACATCTCCTATCAGGTGCTCGCCCCGCGGATGATCGCGAGGGGCAGAGGACATTTCATCAACGTGACATCGGCGGCGGGAGCCATTCACTCACCGGGCCTGGCCAGTTACGTCGCCTCGAAGCATGCCGCCACCGGGTTCGCGCGCAGCGCCCGCGAGGAGCTGGTCGGTACCGGCGTGACTATCTCGACGGTCATGCCGGCGGCGGTCCGTACCCAGCTCGTCGACGGTATTCCGTTCAAGTGGTGGGAGAAACTGGGCATCATTCCTCCCGGCTGGGTGGCCCGCGATGCGGTCGGGACCGTGCGCAATCGGCCGGCGGTGGTCGGATCCCCGAGGGGTACGGTCCTCGCGCTGCGGTTACAGCATCTGATTCCCGAGTGGCTGTGGCTGTTGGGCCGCCGGGTCGTGAATGCGGACAGGACGGTCGGACCCGTGGACCGGAGCGCCCGTAGCGAGTATGACGGCCGAATCGACCGACAGGTCGAGGCGACGATATGA
- a CDS encoding alpha/beta hydrolase has product MTANVVPLHPERLELTRSERGSLTVLLRLGRLAIRLFAYPVIALWARFPHLPWPYRVIDLAAIVLRPVRGVRRVRVRLTHCEAELMSAGGGSSHGAMLFLHGGAFVVGGLNTHRRLVSRIVTSAGVTSLAVNYRKLPGHSVSSAVEDALDGYRYLIDMGYQPSEIVIAGDSAGGFLALAASLIAQRRGLESPGALVCISPLVQRDPAGKLVLAAQSNDPLFPRAALIAMERLMMSGETATAGLRVLDSFVEGAAATLACLPPTLLQVGSDEILRPDAEFAAARLAEAGVPVELQIWRNQVHDFQIAADVLPDARAAVGEISAFVRAHVGRRDA; this is encoded by the coding sequence ATGACGGCCAATGTGGTGCCGCTACATCCGGAGCGTCTGGAGCTCACTCGCTCCGAGCGAGGCTCTCTGACGGTTCTGTTGCGATTAGGACGGTTGGCCATCCGCCTCTTCGCGTATCCGGTGATTGCACTGTGGGCGCGCTTTCCGCATTTGCCGTGGCCGTACCGAGTCATCGACCTCGCGGCGATCGTGCTGCGGCCCGTTCGGGGAGTGCGTCGTGTCCGGGTGCGACTCACGCACTGCGAAGCCGAGCTCATGTCTGCCGGAGGCGGTTCGTCACACGGTGCCATGCTCTTTCTGCATGGCGGGGCATTTGTCGTCGGCGGACTGAACACGCACCGCAGGCTGGTCTCGCGCATTGTCACGAGCGCGGGCGTCACGTCGCTTGCCGTCAACTACCGCAAGCTGCCCGGGCACTCGGTCTCCTCGGCGGTCGAGGACGCACTCGACGGGTACCGGTACCTCATCGACATGGGCTACCAGCCCTCGGAGATCGTCATCGCCGGCGATTCCGCGGGTGGATTCCTTGCTCTGGCCGCCAGTCTGATCGCGCAGCGTCGCGGACTGGAATCACCCGGCGCTCTCGTGTGCATTTCACCTCTGGTGCAACGTGACCCGGCAGGAAAGCTGGTGCTGGCCGCGCAATCTAACGACCCGTTGTTCCCGCGGGCGGCGTTGATAGCCATGGAGCGCCTCATGATGTCGGGGGAGACGGCTACCGCTGGGCTCAGGGTCCTCGACAGTTTTGTCGAGGGCGCCGCGGCCACGCTGGCTTGCCTACCGCCAACACTTCTTCAGGTGGGCAGTGACGAGATCCTGCGCCCTGACGCCGAATTCGCGGCTGCTCGGCTCGCCGAGGCCGGAGTGCCTGTCGAACTGCAGATATGGAGGAATCAAGTGCACGATTTCCAGATCGCCGCGGATGTGCTCCCCGATGCGAGGGCGGCCGTGGGGGAGATCTCGGCATTCGTCAGGGCTCATGTTGGACGGCGGGACGCATGA
- a CDS encoding ABC1 kinase family protein, with protein MPLRAKRAAALGKVVAGHAVRSAITTAMKPVSADVAARRDADILRFADDLVAVAGSMKGAAQKLGQLLSVVDVGITSKSARDEFTARLAPLFDNAPRIPDETMHGALERELGELRARIVSLDPGAIASASIGQVYRGQLDDGRMVAVKIQYPDIASKVRADLKNLQLVTKLAAKKMPASNTQAIVAEVQRQMIKEVDYRAELAHHQRIFDTFQGHPAWRIPEPIAQLCTEHVLVTEYLDGMAFDGLAEQDQPVRNLVGEAIYRFYCGEMYRTGFFCADPHPGNIMLLPDGRVGFVDFGLCMDMDYEDAEVQRRVFRALLSGDDDQAFELAVAAGFLADPEAMERSAATEYIRAVSSWHLGDGILRMTPDIARRSVADAVLPSSRFYDGIRNQRLVETHAMARRTEMCVAALLGRLGAEAPWSAIAREYLGMADTATPMGQAIESWAQQR; from the coding sequence GTGCCGCTGCGTGCGAAGAGGGCGGCGGCGCTGGGCAAGGTTGTCGCCGGTCACGCCGTCCGCTCGGCGATAACGACGGCGATGAAACCGGTCTCGGCGGACGTTGCGGCCCGGCGGGACGCCGATATTCTGCGGTTCGCCGACGACTTGGTGGCCGTCGCGGGCTCGATGAAGGGCGCCGCGCAAAAACTTGGCCAGCTGCTTTCTGTGGTGGACGTGGGTATCACATCCAAATCGGCCAGAGACGAGTTCACCGCCCGGCTTGCACCCCTGTTCGACAATGCCCCAAGGATTCCCGACGAGACGATGCACGGGGCGCTGGAACGTGAGCTGGGTGAGCTGCGTGCCCGGATCGTGAGCCTCGACCCGGGTGCCATCGCCTCGGCCTCGATCGGCCAGGTGTACCGCGGCCAACTTGACGACGGACGGATGGTCGCGGTCAAGATCCAGTACCCGGATATCGCGTCCAAGGTCCGCGCGGATCTGAAGAATCTGCAGCTGGTCACCAAGCTGGCGGCGAAGAAGATGCCCGCGAGCAACACCCAGGCCATCGTCGCGGAGGTACAGCGGCAGATGATCAAGGAAGTGGATTACCGGGCCGAGCTAGCCCACCACCAGCGGATTTTCGATACGTTCCAGGGGCATCCGGCATGGCGCATCCCCGAACCGATCGCGCAATTGTGCACCGAGCACGTCCTGGTGACCGAGTACCTCGACGGTATGGCCTTCGACGGCCTCGCCGAACAGGATCAGCCGGTGCGGAACCTGGTGGGGGAGGCGATCTATCGCTTCTACTGCGGTGAGATGTACCGAACCGGATTCTTCTGCGCGGATCCACATCCCGGCAACATCATGCTGCTTCCCGATGGGCGGGTCGGTTTCGTGGACTTCGGACTGTGCATGGATATGGATTACGAGGACGCCGAGGTGCAGCGCAGGGTGTTTCGGGCGCTGCTCTCCGGGGATGATGACCAGGCGTTCGAGCTTGCGGTGGCCGCGGGATTCCTGGCAGACCCGGAGGCCATGGAGCGAAGCGCCGCCACCGAGTACATCCGCGCGGTCAGTAGCTGGCATCTCGGAGACGGGATCTTGCGGATGACGCCGGATATCGCGCGGCGTTCGGTTGCCGATGCCGTATTGCCCTCGTCCAGGTTCTACGACGGCATCCGCAACCAGCGTCTCGTGGAGACGCATGCGATGGCGCGGCGCACCGAAATGTGTGTGGCCGCACTCCTCGGCAGGCTCGGCGCAGAGGCGCCCTGGTCGGCGATTGCGCGCGAGTATCTCGGCATGGCCGACACCGCCACCCCCATGGGGCAGGCCATAGAAAGCTGGGCTCAGCAGCGATAA
- a CDS encoding TetR/AcrR family transcriptional regulator: protein MSGLADKRRQQIVDAAFSAFTENGYEQTSMSDIAGRAGMGQGTVYRYVDSKREVLDLVFDYAVERLVDTLALDDFLEVVGGTGGIEERNDIIMEGGRRLYALVDQEPALLKLLTVQSAAADKELKQRVLGIQSMLDSYVQRGLDGGRRAGWLAEDAQNHAVLARLLPALVLPGFLLAQSRHDNPGTRERFVSTASQIAESGILREGVILESSAGHSASETVDSVHVPVPVAADRRNELLDAALGCFLSDGYHAVGVNEIVERLGVSHGTFYNYYQNKRDLLDALMVREFSAMEPVLSRPVGRLDARQDIENALAQGFTNALEAVAERLPALIFVCTEAAGVDPEALQSIIQFFRFASVRSEQSVYSMIGADRINPSIDTEFLGQAFVSLLVGAVTLVVDDDGRTDRIDEYARAITHFLLYGLNPAP from the coding sequence GTGTCCGGGCTTGCCGACAAACGCCGTCAGCAGATAGTCGACGCGGCCTTTTCGGCCTTCACCGAAAACGGCTATGAGCAGACCAGCATGTCCGATATAGCGGGCCGTGCCGGCATGGGACAAGGCACTGTCTACCGATACGTTGACAGCAAGCGCGAGGTTCTCGACCTGGTCTTCGACTATGCCGTAGAACGCCTCGTCGACACCCTGGCGCTCGACGACTTTCTCGAGGTAGTCGGCGGAACCGGCGGCATCGAAGAACGAAACGACATCATCATGGAGGGCGGGCGCCGCCTCTACGCGCTGGTGGATCAGGAGCCTGCGCTGCTCAAACTTCTGACCGTCCAGTCGGCCGCCGCCGACAAGGAGCTCAAGCAGCGAGTCCTCGGTATCCAGTCGATGCTCGACTCCTACGTGCAGCGGGGCCTGGACGGCGGCCGCCGTGCCGGATGGCTGGCCGAGGACGCACAGAACCACGCCGTGCTCGCACGGCTCTTGCCGGCCCTGGTGCTGCCCGGTTTTCTGCTCGCCCAAAGCCGGCACGATAACCCCGGTACCCGAGAACGTTTCGTGAGTACCGCTTCGCAGATCGCCGAAAGCGGCATTTTGCGTGAGGGCGTGATCCTGGAGTCGAGCGCGGGGCACAGCGCGTCGGAAACCGTTGATTCCGTGCATGTTCCGGTGCCTGTCGCGGCCGATCGCCGCAATGAGCTGCTCGATGCGGCGCTCGGCTGCTTTCTGTCCGATGGATATCACGCTGTCGGGGTGAACGAGATTGTCGAGCGACTCGGGGTCAGCCACGGCACGTTCTACAACTACTACCAGAACAAACGCGACCTGCTCGATGCGCTGATGGTTCGTGAGTTCTCGGCCATGGAGCCCGTCCTGTCGCGGCCGGTTGGCCGTCTGGATGCCCGTCAGGACATCGAAAACGCTCTCGCGCAAGGATTTACAAACGCGTTGGAGGCGGTGGCCGAAAGGCTGCCCGCATTGATCTTCGTGTGCACGGAAGCGGCCGGAGTGGATCCGGAGGCACTGCAGTCGATCATTCAGTTCTTCCGCTTCGCCTCGGTGCGTAGTGAGCAGTCCGTGTATTCGATGATCGGTGCCGACCGGATAAACCCGTCGATCGATACCGAGTTCCTCGGCCAGGCCTTTGTGTCCTTGCTGGTCGGCGCCGTCACCCTCGTCGTCGATGACGACGGCCGGACCGACCGTATCGATGAGTACGCGCGGGCCATCACGCACTTTTTGCTTTATGGTCTGAATCCAGCGCCCTAG
- a CDS encoding response regulator transcription factor produces MTSVLIVEDEDSLADPLAFLLRKEGFEATIVNDGPSALAEFERAGADIVLLDLMLPGMSGTDVCKQLRAKSSVPVIMVTARDSEIDKVVGLELGADDYVTKPYSARELIARIRAVLRRGSDSEETTAGDGVLEAGPVRMDVDRHTVSVNGEAITLPLKEFDLLEYLIRNSGRVLTRGQLIDRVWGADYVGDTKTLDVHVKRLRSKIESDPANPVHLVTVRGLGYKLEG; encoded by the coding sequence ATGACCAGTGTCTTGATTGTTGAGGACGAAGACTCGCTGGCCGATCCACTGGCCTTCCTACTGCGCAAGGAGGGCTTCGAGGCGACCATCGTCAACGACGGGCCCTCAGCGCTCGCCGAATTCGAACGTGCCGGTGCCGACATCGTGCTGCTGGACCTGATGCTGCCCGGAATGAGCGGTACCGATGTGTGCAAGCAGCTGCGCGCCAAGTCCAGCGTTCCGGTGATCATGGTGACCGCACGCGACAGTGAGATCGACAAGGTCGTCGGGCTGGAGCTTGGGGCCGACGACTACGTGACCAAGCCGTACTCAGCGCGCGAGCTCATCGCCCGCATTCGCGCCGTGTTGCGCCGCGGATCGGATTCCGAAGAGACCACCGCGGGCGATGGCGTCTTGGAGGCCGGCCCGGTCCGCATGGATGTCGATCGGCACACGGTGTCGGTGAACGGGGAAGCGATCACCCTGCCGCTCAAGGAGTTCGACCTGCTCGAATACCTGATCCGGAACAGCGGGCGGGTACTTACCCGCGGTCAGTTGATCGACCGTGTGTGGGGTGCCGACTATGTCGGCGACACCAAGACACTTGACGTACACGTCAAGCGGCTGCGCTCCAAGATCGAGTCGGATCCGGCCAATCCGGTGCACCTGGTGACGGTGCGCGGCCTGGGCTACAAGCTGGAGGGCTGA
- a CDS encoding sensor histidine kinase: protein MTASSGSLVVIVTIAAVVALAAGAVLGAWYSRRSSTHRAVRKGSQVAQSGLTVSQMLERIVAISPTGIVVVDKHQDVVLVNARARELGLVRDRQLDEQAWTAAQRTLATGEAVEVDLTTKPKAPGRAGFSLRGHVRRLSDADPRWAVIYVDDDSEHVRMEATRRDFVANVSHELKTPVGAMGVLAEALLESSDEPETVQHFGEQVLAESRRLGNMVTELIALSRLQGAEKLPDLEVVDVDFVVSEALSRSKVAAENADIAVTTDAPSGFEVRGDPTLLITAISNLVANAIAYSPHGSPVSISRRRRGDKIEIAVTDRGIGIAKEHQERVFERFFRVDKARSRDTGGTGLGLAIVKHVAANHNGAIKLWSQPGTGSTFTLSLPVYEEEDDVIEESADGPQADQPTPRKDATNQAPPHAPTSRLREERQATTREEHVRR, encoded by the coding sequence GTGACCGCCTCATCGGGCTCTCTGGTTGTGATCGTGACGATCGCAGCCGTCGTGGCGCTTGCTGCGGGTGCGGTGCTGGGCGCGTGGTACTCGCGCCGCTCTTCGACCCACCGCGCGGTCCGGAAAGGTTCGCAGGTAGCCCAGAGCGGTTTGACCGTTTCCCAGATGCTCGAGCGCATTGTCGCCATCTCACCGACCGGAATTGTCGTCGTCGACAAACACCAGGACGTCGTCCTGGTCAATGCCCGTGCGCGGGAGCTGGGCCTGGTACGCGACCGCCAGCTCGACGAGCAGGCATGGACCGCCGCCCAACGGACGCTGGCCACCGGTGAGGCCGTCGAAGTGGATCTGACCACCAAGCCGAAGGCGCCGGGTCGCGCGGGGTTCTCGCTGCGCGGGCATGTGCGCAGGCTCTCCGATGCCGATCCGCGCTGGGCCGTCATCTATGTCGACGACGACTCCGAGCATGTCCGCATGGAGGCCACCCGCCGCGATTTCGTGGCCAATGTCAGTCATGAGCTCAAGACGCCTGTCGGCGCGATGGGCGTGCTCGCCGAGGCACTACTGGAATCCTCGGACGAACCCGAGACCGTGCAGCATTTCGGCGAGCAGGTTCTCGCGGAGTCTCGCCGCCTGGGCAACATGGTTACCGAACTCATCGCGCTCTCCCGGCTGCAGGGTGCCGAGAAACTTCCCGATCTGGAGGTCGTCGACGTCGACTTCGTGGTGTCCGAAGCGTTGAGCCGGTCCAAGGTGGCCGCCGAGAATGCCGATATCGCGGTCACCACGGACGCGCCCAGCGGTTTCGAGGTGCGCGGTGACCCCACGCTGCTCATCACCGCGATCAGCAATCTGGTGGCCAACGCCATTGCCTACTCGCCGCACGGATCGCCGGTGTCGATCAGCCGCCGGCGCCGGGGCGACAAGATCGAGATTGCCGTCACCGACCGTGGCATCGGGATCGCCAAGGAACATCAGGAACGCGTCTTTGAACGGTTCTTCCGGGTCGACAAGGCGCGCTCCCGCGACACCGGCGGCACCGGGTTGGGTCTGGCGATCGTCAAGCATGTGGCTGCCAATCACAACGGCGCCATCAAGCTATGGAGCCAGCCCGGCACCGGGTCGACCTTCACGCTGTCCCTCCCGGTGTATGAGGAAGAGGATGACGTGATCGAGGAATCCGCAGACGGCCCGCAAGCAGATCAACCCACCCCCCGCAAAGACGCGACCAACCAAGCCCCGCCGCACGCACCAACCAGCCGCTTACGCGAGGAGCGTCAAGCGACTACACGAGAGGAACATGTACGTCGATGA
- a CDS encoding phosphoglyceromutase, which translates to MSGETSNQASGATLILLRHGESQWNAKNLFTGWVDVDLTEKGRSEAQRGGELLAQQGLLPDILFTSLLRRAINTAHLALDTADRLWIPVVRDWRLNERHYGALQGLDKAETKAKYGEDQFMAWRRSYDTPPPPIERGSHYSQDQDPRYADIGGGPLTECLADVVARFVPYYEEAIVPELRAGKTVLVAAHGNSLRALVKYLDGISDEEIVGLNIPTGIPLRYDLDENLKPITAGGVYLDPEAAAAGAAAVANQGAK; encoded by the coding sequence ATGAGCGGCGAGACCTCCAATCAGGCAAGCGGAGCCACCCTTATCCTGCTGCGCCACGGTGAGAGCCAGTGGAATGCGAAGAACCTGTTCACCGGCTGGGTCGACGTCGACCTGACCGAAAAGGGCAGATCAGAGGCCCAGCGCGGTGGCGAGCTGTTGGCTCAGCAGGGGCTGCTGCCGGACATCCTGTTCACCTCGCTGCTGCGCCGCGCGATCAACACCGCGCATTTGGCCCTCGACACCGCTGATCGGCTCTGGATCCCGGTAGTACGGGACTGGCGCCTCAACGAGCGGCACTACGGTGCGCTGCAGGGTCTGGACAAGGCCGAAACCAAGGCCAAGTACGGCGAGGACCAGTTCATGGCCTGGCGCCGCAGCTACGACACCCCGCCGCCACCCATCGAGCGGGGCAGCCACTACAGCCAGGATCAGGACCCTCGCTACGCCGATATCGGCGGCGGACCGCTCACCGAATGCCTGGCCGATGTGGTGGCGCGATTCGTGCCGTACTACGAGGAGGCCATTGTGCCGGAACTTCGTGCGGGTAAGACGGTTCTGGTTGCCGCCCACGGTAATTCGCTACGGGCCCTGGTGAAGTACCTCGACGGGATCTCCGATGAGGAGATCGTGGGACTGAACATCCCCACGGGTATTCCGTTGCGGTACGACCTTGACGAGAACCTCAAACCGATCACGGCAGGTGGGGTTTACCTGGATCCGGAGGCAGCTGCCGCCGGAGCCGCAGCGGTAGCCAATCAGGGCGCTAAATAG